Proteins encoded within one genomic window of Mycolicibacterium monacense:
- a CDS encoding acyl-CoA carboxylase subunit beta codes for MALKSTLDPSSPGYAAAADAMAAKLAELETEHAKALAGGGAKYVERHHARGKLTARERIELLLDPDSPFLELSPLAAWGSEFTVGASVVTGIGAVSGVECLLVANDPTVKGGTSNPWTLRKILRANQIALQNRLPVISLVESGGADLPTQKEVFIPGGQMFRDLTRLSAAGIPTIALVFGNSTAGGAYVPGMSDHVVMIKERSKVFLAGPPLVKMATGEESDDESLGGAEMHARTSGLADYFALDELDALRIGRRVVGRLNWRKQGPAPAPVTEPLFDSEELLGIVPADLRIPFDPRDVIARIVDGSEFDEFKALYGSSLVTGWARLHGYPIGILANARGVLFSEESQKATQFIQLANRSNTPLLFLHNTTGYMVGKQYEEGGMIKHGSMMINAVSNSTVPHLSLLIGASYGAGHYGMCGRAYDPRFLFAWPSAKAAVMGGTQLAGVISIVGRAAAEARGQVVDEDADAALRAAIEAQIEAESLPMFLSGRLYDDGVIDPRDTRTVLGMCLSAIANGPIEGTSNFGVFRM; via the coding sequence ATGGCGCTGAAGTCCACGCTCGATCCGTCGTCGCCGGGATACGCCGCGGCCGCCGACGCCATGGCCGCCAAGCTGGCCGAACTGGAGACCGAACACGCCAAGGCGCTCGCCGGCGGCGGCGCCAAGTACGTCGAACGTCACCACGCCCGCGGCAAACTCACCGCCCGCGAACGCATCGAACTGCTCCTCGACCCCGACTCCCCCTTCCTCGAACTGAGCCCGCTGGCCGCCTGGGGCAGCGAGTTCACCGTCGGCGCCAGCGTGGTCACCGGGATCGGCGCGGTCAGCGGTGTGGAATGCCTGCTCGTCGCCAACGACCCCACCGTGAAGGGCGGCACCAGCAATCCGTGGACGCTGCGAAAGATCCTGCGCGCCAACCAGATCGCGCTCCAGAACCGGCTCCCGGTGATCTCGCTGGTCGAGTCCGGCGGGGCGGACCTGCCCACGCAGAAGGAGGTGTTCATCCCCGGCGGGCAGATGTTCCGCGACCTCACCCGGTTGTCCGCGGCCGGGATCCCGACGATCGCCCTGGTCTTCGGCAACTCCACCGCGGGCGGCGCGTACGTGCCGGGCATGTCCGATCACGTCGTGATGATCAAGGAACGCTCGAAGGTGTTCCTGGCCGGGCCGCCGCTGGTGAAGATGGCCACCGGTGAGGAATCCGACGACGAATCGCTCGGCGGCGCCGAGATGCACGCCCGCACATCGGGTCTCGCCGACTACTTCGCGCTCGACGAACTCGACGCCCTGCGGATCGGCCGACGCGTCGTCGGACGGCTCAACTGGCGCAAGCAGGGACCCGCTCCGGCCCCGGTGACCGAGCCGCTGTTCGATAGCGAGGAACTGCTCGGCATCGTCCCGGCCGATCTGCGGATCCCGTTCGATCCGCGCGACGTCATCGCGCGCATCGTCGACGGTTCGGAGTTCGACGAGTTCAAGGCGCTCTACGGGTCGTCGCTGGTGACCGGCTGGGCGCGGCTGCACGGGTATCCGATCGGCATCCTGGCCAACGCCCGCGGTGTGCTGTTCAGCGAGGAGTCGCAGAAGGCCACGCAGTTCATCCAGCTGGCGAACCGCTCGAACACCCCACTTCTGTTCCTGCACAACACGACCGGATACATGGTCGGAAAGCAGTACGAAGAGGGCGGGATGATCAAACACGGCTCGATGATGATCAACGCCGTGTCGAACTCGACGGTGCCGCACCTGTCGCTGCTGATCGGCGCCTCCTACGGCGCCGGGCACTACGGTATGTGCGGACGGGCCTACGACCCCCGCTTCCTGTTCGCCTGGCCCAGCGCGAAGGCCGCGGTGATGGGCGGTACGCAACTGGCCGGCGTCATCTCGATCGTCGGCCGCGCGGCCGCCGAAGCGCGTGGCCAGGTGGTGGACGAGGACGCCGACGCCGCGCTGAGGGCGGCGATCGAGGCGCAGATCGAGGCGGAGTCGCTGCCGATGTTCCTGTCCGGCCGGCTCTACGACGACGGAGTGATCGACCCGCGCGACACCCGCACCGTGCTGGGGATGTGCCTGTCCGCCATCGCCAACGGTCCGATCGAGGGGACGTCGAACTTCGGCGTCTTCCGGATGTGA